The Oncorhynchus kisutch isolate 150728-3 unplaced genomic scaffold, Okis_V2 scaffold1048, whole genome shotgun sequence genome includes a window with the following:
- the LOC116364342 gene encoding histone H3.v1: MSSASCCPPAKKEVCWKEKEGIWLNVVVKEENEEEDVTVNEEVEGEAVTQKEEEENDYTFFGVNEGEITVILKEEEREEEEETEDLSNTRERPGSPSDSRKSPSGKPDPETS, from the exons atgagctcAGCAAGCTGCTGCCCTCCTGCTAAAAAAGAGGTCTGCTGGAAGGAGAAAGAAGGTATTTGGCTGAACgttgtcgtgaaagaggagaatgaagaggaggatgtcacagtaaacgaagaagtagagggtgaggctgttacacagaaagaagaggaagaaaacgATTATACTTTTTTTGGAGTGAATGAAGGAGAGATAACTGTCAtattgaaggaggaggagagggaagaagaggaggagacagaagatcTGAGTAACACCA gagagagaccaggctCTCCTtctgacagcaggaagagtccttcagggaaACCAGACCCCGAGACGTCCTAA